A window of Cryptosporangium phraense genomic DNA:
ACGCCGATCGGCGAGGTCAGCACCGAGGACTTCATCGGGGTGATGGTGACGAACGCGCTCAGCCCGATGCGGGTCATCGAGGGGCTGGACGATCTCGTCGCGCCCGACGGCCTGATCGGCGCGATGTCGTCCGGGCAGGGCAGCATCACGAACAACACGAAAGGTCTGCGCGAGTTGTATCGGGGCAGCAAGGCCGCGCTGAACATGTTCCTGCGCAGCTACGCGGCCCGGCAGCCGAAGCGCGCGCTGCTGCTGATGGCGCCGGGGTGGATCCGCACCGCGCTCGGCGGCCCGGACGCCCCGTTCACGATCGAGGAGAACGTCCCCAGGATCGTCGACGTCCTCCTCGCCAAGCGAGGAACCCCGGGCCTCGAGTACCTGGACTTCCGCGGCACGACCGTGCCCTGGTGAGGCGCTAGCTGTACTCGGCCGTGAGGTTGGTGTCCCGCCACCGCGCCGAAGGCGACGCCGGCCTGCACGACCGGTCCTCCCGGCCGCACTCCAGCCCGACCCGGACCCACCACAAACCGAAGCCCGCGCGATCGCGGCACGGGAATCAAGCCGCCCTACCTGCGTGAACTCGATCCTGTCACCGGCTGGCGGATTCGGACCGGCGCGCCGTGGCGGGACCTGCCCGAACGTTACGGACCCTGGACCGCCTAC
This region includes:
- a CDS encoding SDR family NAD(P)-dependent oxidoreductase, which produces MSSTALIVGASRGLGHAIAAELADRGWNVIGTVRDPSKHTALHDLGGRVTVEQLDINEPAQIAALHDRLPDLDLLFVNAGTAVDEQTPIGEVSTEDFIGVMVTNALSPMRVIEGLDDLVAPDGLIGAMSSGQGSITNNTKGLRELYRGSKAALNMFLRSYAARQPKRALLLMAPGWIRTALGGPDAPFTIEENVPRIVDVLLAKRGTPGLEYLDFRGTTVPW
- a CDS encoding leucine zipper domain-containing protein, with the protein product MSRHRAEGDAGLHDRSSRPHSSPTRTHHKPKPARSRHGNQAALPA